The Camelina sativa cultivar DH55 chromosome 16, Cs, whole genome shotgun sequence sequence AGCCTGAAAACAGTGGATAACAActcaagttatatatatgtacaataaTTCAAATAAGGTTTCACTGCCAGTGGAAGCTCAATCCgacaaaaaaacagaattcaTACACTACGGTGGCCTAAATTATTTACTCAGAGACAGGGAATGGAAGAAAATAGACTATGGAAACATTTCCTCCACAACAAACATGCCGAGAGGTTTcgataaatcaaaaatttagtTACCATCAAAGGTTTCCTTCAATTATACCTTTTCAATTTGTGCCCGTGCCAAAGTCTGCACAGTTAGAGGACAGATGTTTTCAATTGACCTAGGCATAGAGGGAAACAAGTTTTCAGATAACGTAGACCACTTCAGCCAATAAATTGATACCTAAAGGCAACTGAGAAAACCTCAAAAGAGTTTCAAACATTGACATTACTAGAAAGGTAAAAGGATGATATCATGAGCAACTAGCTCTCTTTTAATTGGAGGTGTTGGAAGTAGCCGAAGAATGAATCCATACATTTGACTAGGGGAATTTCACATATTCTCGCTCAATCTTACCTATATCCAGAATTATAACAAGCAGTGACACAGATTCAAACGATGCTAGAAAAGCTAGATGATACAGCATGGTGGAACACTATCCTTAAATTCAAGGGAGTTAGTTATAAGTAATAATCTTCAGTAGTAACCAAATAACAGCAGAACTGGACCCAGGGATACGAAAAGGCAGGAACAACatcaaaaagatagaaagaGCTGATGGTTCCTCAAAAGAACATATTGCAATACCTTGTTGCAGCTATATCTCTATCTCTTCCAGGCTTTTGACTTTCTATAGAGTAAAGGAAATTGGAGCCCATAAACTTATTCAAGGATGGTATACACTCAAAAGCCTTGGCATGTTTCGACCAATTTGTTTTAACTTGAGGGAGATGATGACTCCCACTGCATTTAAAACAATCAGAAAGCAAAATTATCAATCagaaagattaaaataaaagatcCGTGATAAAAACCCAAAATGGATAGGGATAAGATCAATTTTGCCTCATTTTATTAGCACCGATCATAGATTTACATGCCAGAGAGCTTCCAACAATTTTATCTCCTCTTGTCACCACCATTTACTGTACTtgaattgaaaaaacaaaagaagtggCACATTGTGATTAGTTAAATCTGACGAAATTGAGCTGTGATCTTTGGATCTGCTATGAAAATTACAACGAATTTGAAGAATAATTTCAAAATCTGCATAGGAAAACCGAAAACGAAGAACTCTAACCAAATCCAGAAGTTATCTAACTCGGAGATGAAGCGATCTTACTATGAGTAACGAAGATTCATCTCTTAACACACAATCACAGAACACcgaacaaaacacacacaaaaacttaGCAGCAGTAATCATAATCGCAGCAGGTGGCAAAAAACGCATCGgtctgaggaaaaaaaaaaagcgaaccCTAGAAATAACTGGGAAATTGGGAAGATCGAGATTACAATTTCAAATCGATGGAAAACTCTCTTGCTTCTGCGACGGAATAGCGAAACTCCGGCGACGATGAAATCGAGCGGCGAAACTTTTTTCCGGTAAGATCTCGAAGctagagagagaaggaaggaagagcGCGTCTCTTCAATTACAGCATTCTTCCTATGNNNNNNNNNNNNNNNNNNNNNNNNNNNNNNNNNNNNNNNNNNNNNNNNNNNNNNNNNNNNNNNNNNNNNNCCTCACAGTCACCAGTCAGAGTCTCAGAgacatcaaaaacaaatatattttgaatttcaaGGAAATTTAATTTCCATATCTGCTTTTTTAAATCTCTATGCAAAATTGTTTATGGGCCTAAGCCCAAAGCCCATGTCATAGAGAAATTAAGGTCTGTCTCCCTGGTTCCTCCtcttacccaaaaaaaacactGCAGTGTGGgagagcgaagaagaagaagaagtgagcgATTCTACTGAAGGAAGAAGATTTCTCAGCTAAGGTTAGGGTTCCTCCTCTCGATTCTTCGTTTTCGCATGCTATAGCTATTTCTCCTTATATCCCTTCTTCAATCACGCTCAGtaattcttcttattattatttttatgatttgtgaatgtttcatctttgatttgtagATTCCggtaataaaaaacaaaaaaaaacaaagctttggAGTTCTTAGTGAGAATATATATTATGGAAGACAGCTTTAGTCAATTAACTGATGATATGCTCATCAGAATATTATCGTTTGCCCCAATCAAAGATGCCGTGGCTACTGTCGAAACGATGGCGGTTTCTGTGGACACTACTGACAAGGCTTAACTTTGAAGATAGATTGGTGGTATTGGTTGAGGATTGCAAATTGTCGTCGGATTTCATCTTTGCTGTTTTGCTATTACACAAGTCACCAGTTGTAGAAAGTTTTCATCTCACCAGACGTTCTGAATGTAGCGCTTTACAAATGGAATCATGGGTTAGATTTGCTGTTGATCGTTTTGTGCGTGATCTGAAGATAGATTTTGAGTATGTCAGTGATCATTGCCGAATAAGGTTACCGAGTGGACTGTTTAGATGTGAAACACTGGAGAGCTTGGAACTCAACAGGGTGATTCTTTCGGAAGTTCCTTCTCGGGTTAGCCTTCCATCCCTCAAGACGTTGCGTCTTATATTTCTGAAGTACGAAGATGAGGAATCTTTCATCAGGCTTATATCGAGTTCCcctgttcttgaagatttggaTGTAAAGAATTCTAGTAAGGACAATAATGGGAAGACTTTCACCATTAATGTGCCTTCCCTTCGGAGTTTAACCGTTTATGATATGATGGAAGACGCTGATACGAATgataatgtttttgaaatacattCTCATTCTTTGAACCACTTGGATATTTTTGAAGAGTGTGAAGAGTGTGGTAACTTTAATATCATCGGTGATTTTCCCAAGGTTGTGGAGGCAAGTCTTGAGATTGATAGCCAAGGGAATATTTTGGAATCTGTAACCTTTGTCAAACGTCTTTTTCTGTCCTTATACTATGGGGTAATTCTCTCTACtcactttgattttttttttttttttttggttttctttaatCACACTTGCAAACCGTCACTATATGTGTCTCATTTGCAGGCTCAGTATCCTATTCGTACCATTTTCTTTCAGCTTGTATGTTTGAAGTTCCGCCGTTTTAGTGAGAACTGGGCgaatttgcttgtgtgtatgcTCCAACATTCCCCTATACTACAGATTCTCAAGTTTGAAGACGACCATCCGGTACTTTCATTCCCATATGTAGAGGCTTTGTTCATGTTTGGTTTCCTGTATAGAGGTTTGATCTAATGCGCACTGTATCATTTGATCGCAGGGTTGCTGGGATCCTGACAAGGGTTGCTGGATTCCGCCGAGTTGTGTTCCTGAATGTTTGTTGTACCATCTCAAAACCTTTGACTGTAAAGACATTGAAGGAACACCAAGACAGAAAGAAGTTGCTATTTACATTTTGAAGAACGCAAGGCAATTAGTTACCGCTACTGTGAGCCAACATGTCTTTGAGGAATTGGAAAATGAAACCAGGGGTTCAAGAGCATGTGAGCTTACAATGGGCTGAAGAGAAAAAATAGTGTTCAAGGTGGAACTCGTTTCAGCTGTCTTTCTTCAGTAGTTCAGTCCATGATTTAGACCTGTAAAAGTCTGAAACTTGTTTTTCTGTTGATCAttagtcaatatatatatggtatttaAGATCCAACTTATGATTAAGTTTGTTACGTAAATTTCCATTATTCTGCATTTATTTCGTAATCAAGTGTATATGTGAATCGTGATAGTAAGCAATGAGTTGACCGAACTGTATGGCTGtatctaaaagaagaaaaactgaaactgaTCAATTGTCTATAGcttaatgttaaatatatattttcaaggGTGGAACATGTTTTGTTGGAAATAAAGGCTGTATGGTCATGTCTGAACCTTTGGGTTATAATGGATTCTCAGGTCAATTATTTGTTAGTGttattgtgtttgtcttgttaaTCTGTATACAAATCCGGAGTCCTGACAAGGTTGGCACTTAAACAGAGGGATTCAGGTTTATGAGAAATCTGAAATATAATAGATAACTTTGCAAGATACAGATTCGACAGAACAACGAACACcgtttctttttgggttttagaaacttttcttgaaaagaaaaccaatctaccaatcttttttttgttgttgttgtgtttaacTGACTCGGACTTCTCCCATGCTAGCATGCACTTGCTTCACCGTCTTATCAtactcatcttcttcgtcttcgtcgtcttcttctacttcctcAACCTCTTCCTCTGCGTCTTCCTCTTTGCCCTCAGCATGATCTACTCCTCCCCACCCAAATGCTCCTATGGATCGAGAGACTGGAGCAGGAGTTTTCGCCTCTTCAACAATCTTCATAATCTCTTCGACACTCTGGAGAGAGAATGTCGGGTTTTCTTTCCTAAAGTATGCAGCTTGTGCTGTCTCTGTAAGTTCCCTTGGAAGGTTCTTTAGGAACCATGGATGTTTCTTGATTTCAGCTATAGTAATCCTCTGCAGAAAAAACGAAAAGTTACTATACAATAAATTATCTCACACAGGATGAATTAAGCTTTTTGAGAGAGTGATGTATACCTTGATTGAGTTGGCGACAAATATTCGGGAGAGGAGATGCTTGCAATCTTGTGAGATATGGACATAGTCCGGGATCTTGTACTGGACAGCCATTATTCTCTGTAACAATGTGGCTCAACAATTAGTGGGTCGTGTCATTTCTTAAAAGCAAAGAGTGCAAAGGCAAAGAACCTACTTGTATcgtttttttgaagtttttgggATCCTGTTGGTCTTCAAATGGGTATGCTCCCACCAGCATCACATAAAGAGTCACACCACAAGACCACACATCAGCCATCTGAGTGATTGAGAACATATAAGTACAAACCATTGATGATTTCCATGAAGATGTTCCAAATCCAATCAAATAAGATCATAACAATTTTATAGTCTTTGCTTCTGTAACATTTGGGATActtttcagttaaaaaaaagCCGTGCAGTTCTTTAATATGAATGAATGGCTCAGGGTTACAAAGCTTACAATTATCATTGACCAAATATACACAAGTGTCAGAAAATGCAAGCAAGGGATGGCAAGAAGGTTAGATGATAAACACATGTGGTCATGGATAATTAAAAAAGACAGATCTTTCTAAATCGCTTAGTAAATGGCTGATCAAATCTACCAAGGCCACAGCAGATTTCTTCTAAGTTGGGGCCTTATCTGAGCTTTCTTGATGTATCAAAATATTATGCATGAGCAGAAGTTGACAGAGCTACATGACTACACTAGATATACCAATACTTGCAAATCAATAAGATTACCTTGCCATCATACTCTCTGCGAGAAAGAACCTCAGGAGCAATATATGCAGGAGTTCCAACAGTTGATTTGGGCCTAGAGTGCAACAGCGAGGactacaaaagaagaagaaaacagctCACAGGAAAGTGACAAGTTTCCTCGCAAATAGagggaaagagaagaacaaaaaggatCTTATtaagacaaaagaaataaagaaatcaagTGCGTGATGCCACAGACCTTGGAGTAACCAAAATCACAGATCTTAAGACGTGGAGCAGGACTTCCATCCAAGAGGGTATTTTCAAGCTTCAAATCTCTGTGGCATATTTGCTGTGCCAATAAAGGAAACAATATGAGTACAGCAAGTGGATACCGCAGAAGATTCTGTAAATCTCTGaagttaaaaagataaaaaaaaaaactgcgtAAGCCATAAGCCATTTCCATTCCCGTTACCATAGCGTGGCAATAGCTAACTCCCGATATAAGCTGCTGGAAAAAGTATCTTGCCTGTAAAAACAAAGATgcacacaacaaaaaaactatcatAATCTGATTCCAACAtaaatctttttgtttcctaTTATACATGTTATCCTATTTTCCTTTActctcaatcaatcaatcaatcaatcaatcaatcaatctaagACCAATCTAGAAATTGATCAACTGAGTACACCAACCCACTATGACATTTAAAAATGACAAAGAGAAGCAAGAGCGCTCACCTCATCCTCACTAAACCTTCCAGCGGTACATATACGCTCAAATAGCTCACCACCAGCAGCATATTCCATAGCAATGGCGATATGCGTTGGTGTCAAAACCACctgaaaacattataaaaaaactttgatttaaAAACATTACCACATTACCATAAAGAGAGCAGCTATATAGGTTACTAACCTCCTTGAAGCGGATGATATTGGGATGACGAAGTGATCTATGATTAATAATCTCTCTCGCCACGTTCTCATCAAtctatatatcaaaattcaccccaaaaaaaaaacaacaaaattaaaattactcaAAAATCTTTGATCTAAGAAGACAACAAACAAGTATATGGGAATTTAAACCTTAGGGCCACGCTCGATGTACTTCATAGCAACGAGGTCTTTGGAGTTTTTGACTCTCATGAGCCTAGCCACTCCAAAATTACCAGCACCGATGTCTTTAAC is a genomic window containing:
- the LOC104752760 gene encoding F-box/FBD/LRR-repeat protein At5g56420-like translates to MICSSEYYRLPQSKMPWLLSKRWRFLWTLLTRLNFEDRLVVLVEDCKLSSDFIFAVLLLHKSPVVESFHLTRRSECSALQMESWVRFAVDRFVRDLKIDFEYVSDHCRIRLPSGLFRCETLESLELNRVILSEVPSRVSLPSLKTLRLIFLKYEDEESFIRLISSSPVLEDLDVKNSSKDNNGKTFTINVPSLRSLTVYDMMEDADTNDNVFEIHSHSLNHLDIFEECEECGNFNIIGDFPKVVEASLEIDSQGNILESVTFVKRLFLSLYYGAQYPIRTIFFQLVCLKFRRFSENWANLLVCMLQHSPILQILKFEDDHPGCWDPDKGCWIPPSCVPECLLYHLKTFDCKDIEGTPRQKEVAIYILKNARQLVTATVSQHVFEELENETRGSRACELTMG
- the LOC104752761 gene encoding serine/threonine-protein kinase SRK2B, with product MDKYELVKDIGAGNFGVARLMRVKNSKDLVAMKYIERGPKIDENVAREIINHRSLRHPNIIRFKEVVLTPTHIAIAMEYAAGGELFERICTAGRFSEDEARYFFQQLISGVSYCHAMQICHRDLKLENTLLDGSPAPRLKICDFGYSKSSLLHSRPKSTVGTPAYIAPEVLSRREYDGKMADVWSCGVTLYVMLVGAYPFEDQQDPKNFKKTIQRIMAVQYKIPDYVHISQDCKHLLSRIFVANSIKRITIAEIKKHPWFLKNLPRELTETAQAAYFRKENPTFSLQSVEEIMKIVEEAKTPAPVSRSIGAFGWGGVDHAEGKEEDAEEEVEEVEEDDEDEEDEYDKTVKQVHASMGEVRVS